Proteins encoded by one window of Pseudonocardia sp. HH130629-09:
- a CDS encoding alpha/beta fold hydrolase, whose protein sequence is MTQTTSVTTLVVHGFLDDGAVWDPVLDSRTRRSPTVVAELAGMAGRPDAAGPYTLARHTSDVVDLVDSTTGALVLVGQSLGAQIVELVATQRPDRVAGLVLVAPVPLAGTRLPADALAPFKALGGDVDAQRAVRSRLSDAFPPAELDRLAAAGKRITAEACSATVDAWNDGDPAGAAPSEVTAPVVVLRGGRDPFITAELLDARVLARFPHASTATVADAGHSPHVERPGTVAAHLDELVDRVSGPTRGSGGGNTAHGVSEQGWTRACARHSATAFTEALAPDVVLRASVLRTPVEGRDDVAAVMGAASGIYTSLVFTHEARHGARTYLEWDATLHDGTEVSGVTRLVADEDGRHVEIAIHHRPLDGALRFSDELGRRLEGRIERDRFHRA, encoded by the coding sequence ATGACGCAGACCACGTCCGTGACCACGCTCGTCGTGCACGGCTTCCTCGACGACGGCGCGGTGTGGGATCCCGTGCTCGACTCCCGGACGCGCCGATCGCCCACCGTCGTCGCCGAGCTGGCAGGCATGGCCGGACGTCCTGACGCGGCCGGGCCCTACACACTCGCCCGGCACACGTCCGACGTCGTCGACCTCGTCGACAGCACGACCGGCGCCCTGGTCCTGGTGGGCCAGAGCCTCGGGGCCCAGATCGTCGAGCTCGTCGCGACGCAGCGGCCGGACCGTGTCGCCGGGTTGGTCCTCGTCGCACCGGTCCCGCTCGCCGGTACCCGGCTCCCGGCCGACGCCCTGGCGCCGTTCAAGGCCCTCGGCGGCGACGTCGACGCGCAGCGCGCCGTGCGCAGCCGGCTCTCCGACGCGTTCCCCCCGGCGGAGCTCGACCGGCTCGCCGCGGCCGGGAAGCGGATCACTGCCGAGGCGTGCTCGGCCACAGTCGACGCGTGGAACGACGGCGACCCTGCGGGCGCGGCACCGTCGGAGGTCACCGCTCCCGTCGTCGTCCTGCGCGGCGGACGGGATCCGTTCATCACCGCCGAGCTCCTCGACGCCCGCGTCCTGGCGCGGTTCCCGCACGCGTCGACGGCCACCGTGGCCGACGCGGGCCACTCGCCCCACGTCGAGCGCCCCGGGACGGTGGCGGCCCACCTCGACGAGCTCGTGGACCGCGTCTCCGGCCCGACCCGGGGGAGCGGGGGCGGCAACACCGCCCACGGAGTGTCCGAGCAGGGCTGGACGAGGGCTTGCGCGCGGCACAGCGCGACCGCCTTCACCGAGGCGCTCGCACCGGACGTGGTGTTGCGTGCCTCGGTGCTGCGGACACCGGTCGAGGGCCGCGACGACGTCGCGGCGGTGATGGGTGCGGCGAGCGGCATCTACACGTCCCTGGTGTTCACCCACGAGGCACGCCACGGTGCGCGGACCTACCTCGAGTGGGACGCCACGCTGCACGACGGGACCGAGGTCAGCGGCGTCACGCGGCTGGTGGCCGACGAGGACGGCCGACACGTCGAGATCGCCATCCACCACCGGCCCCTCGACGGCGCACTGCGGTTCTCCGACGAGCTCGGCCGGCGCCTCGAGGGCCGCATCGAGCGCGACCGATTCCACCGCGCATGA
- a CDS encoding alpha/beta hydrolase, whose amino-acid sequence MAFYLQDVPDGVWANEVTVRSTLAATTYEPGVYVDRVSPTPLLMVVATHDTVTLTDTALAAYERAREPKRLVLVPGGHFDPYLAGFDAECGAARTWLADHLAPRKD is encoded by the coding sequence GTGGCGTTCTACCTGCAGGACGTGCCCGACGGGGTCTGGGCCAACGAGGTGACGGTCCGTTCCACGCTCGCCGCCACCACCTACGAGCCCGGCGTGTACGTCGACCGGGTCAGCCCGACGCCCCTGCTGATGGTCGTCGCCACCCACGACACCGTCACCCTCACCGACACGGCCCTGGCGGCCTACGAACGCGCGCGGGAACCCAAGCGTCTGGTGCTGGTCCCCGGCGGCCACTTCGACCCCTACCTCGCCGGGTTCGACGCCGAGTGCGGCGCCGCCCGCACCTGGCTCGCCGACCATCTCGCTCCCCGGAAGGACTGA
- a CDS encoding enoyl-CoA hydratase/isomerase family protein, translating to MSHVSVTTTDGVATLVLHNPPQNRIGTTMVDELDAALTEIAAGDARAVVLRAEGPDFSFGGDIEPWPHWGRREMRAHFEHFLQTFNRFERLPLPTVAAVQGLCFGGGLELAVRADLIVAGRTARFGHPEQSIAIVTLLGGVYRIAERAGRSRAMRWALTSEQVPAADMERYGVVDRVVDDETLHDEAAALAARFAAGPTLAHAAHKSLLRTWAVGGVAAADEAIVDVAIPLFDSADTRMAIPTAVEALHAGRPRPAMSFEGR from the coding sequence ATGTCCCACGTGTCCGTCACCACCACCGACGGCGTCGCGACGCTGGTGCTGCACAACCCGCCTCAGAACCGCATCGGCACCACCATGGTCGACGAGCTCGACGCCGCGCTCACCGAGATCGCCGCCGGCGACGCCCGCGCCGTGGTCCTGCGCGCCGAGGGTCCCGACTTCAGCTTCGGTGGCGACATCGAGCCCTGGCCCCACTGGGGACGCCGTGAGATGCGCGCGCACTTCGAGCACTTCCTGCAGACGTTCAACCGCTTCGAACGCCTTCCGCTCCCCACGGTCGCCGCGGTGCAGGGCCTGTGCTTCGGCGGCGGGCTCGAGCTTGCCGTCCGCGCCGACCTGATCGTCGCCGGCCGCACCGCCCGGTTCGGTCACCCGGAACAGTCGATCGCCATCGTCACCCTGCTCGGCGGGGTCTACCGCATCGCCGAGCGCGCCGGCCGCTCCCGGGCGATGCGCTGGGCGCTGACCTCCGAGCAGGTCCCCGCCGCGGATATGGAGCGGTACGGCGTCGTCGACCGGGTGGTGGACGACGAGACCCTCCACGACGAGGCCGCCGCGCTCGCCGCCCGGTTCGCCGCCGGTCCCACGCTCGCCCATGCGGCCCACAAGAGCCTCCTGCGGACCTGGGCCGTGGGCGGCGTCGCCGCGGCCGACGAGGCGATCGTCGACGTCGCGATCCCGCTGTTCGACAGCGCCGACACCCGGATGGCGATCCCCACCGCCGTCGAGGCACTGCACGCCGGCCGCCCGCGCCCGGCGATGTCGTTCGAGGGACGCTGA
- a CDS encoding MBL fold metallo-hydrolase: MDPPLTAAQAESVVERVLAWRRELTTIYVTHAHGDHWFGSAALLEHFPTARVLALPEVAARARARTPEQVAAFWEPRFPGGQMPDKRVPPDPMEGRVLVLGGHELIAVPLGHTDTDGTSALHVPSLGLVVAGDAVYDDVHLYLAESDATGRAAWRAALRTIRDLEPRTVVAGHQRPGSTGDPSAIDATLAYLDDFEDLLDTSGSALELYHAMRTRHPDRINPGALWGSARAAFPTETRTRSSTPPSWTPPRPTSCSSAASCPGRSRGSAPSRPTASPTSRPSPSSPPSGAGRRWCR; the protein is encoded by the coding sequence GTGGACCCGCCGTTGACCGCCGCCCAGGCGGAGTCGGTCGTCGAGCGCGTCCTCGCCTGGCGCCGGGAACTGACGACGATCTACGTCACCCACGCCCACGGCGACCACTGGTTCGGCAGCGCAGCGCTGCTCGAGCACTTCCCCACCGCCCGCGTCCTCGCGCTGCCCGAGGTCGCCGCCCGCGCCAGGGCACGGACCCCGGAACAGGTCGCCGCGTTCTGGGAGCCCCGTTTCCCCGGCGGTCAGATGCCCGACAAGCGGGTACCCCCGGATCCGATGGAGGGCCGGGTCCTCGTCCTCGGGGGCCACGAGCTGATCGCCGTCCCGCTCGGGCACACCGACACCGACGGCACCAGCGCCCTGCACGTGCCCTCCCTCGGCCTGGTCGTCGCCGGCGACGCCGTCTACGACGACGTCCACCTCTACCTCGCCGAGTCCGACGCGACCGGGCGCGCGGCCTGGCGCGCGGCGCTCCGGACGATCCGCGACCTGGAGCCGCGGACGGTCGTGGCCGGGCACCAACGTCCGGGGAGCACCGGAGACCCGTCCGCGATCGACGCCACGCTCGCCTACCTCGACGACTTCGAGGACCTGCTCGACACCAGCGGCAGCGCGCTCGAGCTCTACCACGCCATGCGCACCCGGCACCCGGACCGGATCAACCCCGGCGCGCTCTGGGGCTCCGCCCGCGCCGCATTCCCGACGGAGACCCGAACACGATCATCGACACCGCCGAGCTGGACGCCACCGAGGCCTACAAGCTGCTCATCGGCAGCATCGTGCCCCGGGCGATCGCGTGGGTCAGCACCGTCTCGACCGACGGCGTCGCCAACCTCGCGCCCATCTCCTTCTTCACCGCCGTCGGGCGCAGGCCGCCGATGGTGTCGCTGA
- a CDS encoding flavin reductase family protein: protein MPRAIAWVSTVSTDGVANLAPISFFTAVGRRPPMVSLTMQPRSTGELKDTLPNIRDTSEFVTNLVSLPQAHQMHRTAHEFAPEVDEFEAVGLAKAPSEVVAAPRGRDAPIHFECRVDRIIPVGDLDDHVVWGVVERVHLRDDLYLDRGRVDTAALAPVGRLAAEYTLVENVFTTPLDDAVLRGRGGRMRRLDEHDTTFSPIENDAWSPSGSVHTEG, encoded by the coding sequence GTGCCCCGGGCGATCGCGTGGGTCAGCACCGTCTCGACCGACGGCGTCGCCAACCTCGCGCCCATCTCCTTCTTCACCGCCGTCGGGCGCAGGCCGCCGATGGTGTCGCTGACCATGCAGCCCCGCAGCACCGGTGAGCTCAAGGACACCCTCCCCAACATCCGCGACACCAGCGAGTTCGTCACCAATCTGGTCTCCCTGCCCCAGGCCCACCAGATGCACCGCACCGCCCACGAATTCGCCCCAGAGGTGGACGAGTTCGAGGCCGTCGGACTCGCCAAGGCACCGTCGGAGGTCGTGGCGGCCCCCCGGGGCCGCGACGCCCCCATCCACTTCGAATGTCGCGTCGACCGGATCATCCCGGTCGGCGACCTCGACGACCACGTCGTGTGGGGTGTCGTGGAACGGGTGCACCTGCGTGACGACCTGTACCTCGACCGCGGCCGGGTCGACACCGCGGCGCTGGCGCCCGTGGGCCGCCTCGCCGCCGAGTACACGCTGGTCGAGAACGTCTTCACCACGCCGCTCGACGACGCCGTGCTCCGCGGCCGCGGCGGGCGGATGCGCCGGCTCGACGAGCACGACACCACCTTCAGCCCGATCGAGAACGACGCCTGGTCGCCGTCGGGCTCGGTGCACACCGAGGGCTGA
- a CDS encoding CGNR zinc finger domain-containing protein, translating to MPWTATSRYDTAVADGGLALVQDLLNTIPAGRPRQPDLLGELDSARTWLDSALSDWTATTDRSLPSAVLDDRGLEELQALRADLRAVVSAPDRGQGAAEDEYLRSASVGLVLAADGSVVLRPRGQGWRTVVGQFLIEVLEAQRADSWRRLKTCRNERCAVAFYDRSRNNSGAWHDVRVCGNAVNLRASRARRRAALEAADAEHG from the coding sequence ATGCCCTGGACCGCCACGTCGCGTTACGACACCGCCGTCGCCGACGGCGGCCTGGCCCTGGTACAGGACCTGCTGAACACCATCCCGGCAGGTCGCCCTCGCCAGCCGGATCTGCTCGGGGAGCTCGACAGCGCGCGGACCTGGCTCGACTCGGCACTGTCGGACTGGACCGCGACCACCGACCGGTCCCTGCCGTCGGCGGTGCTCGACGACCGGGGCCTGGAGGAGCTGCAGGCACTGCGCGCCGACCTGCGGGCCGTGGTCTCCGCACCGGATCGGGGTCAGGGCGCGGCCGAGGACGAGTACCTGCGCAGCGCGTCGGTCGGCCTGGTGCTGGCCGCCGACGGCTCGGTGGTCCTGCGCCCGCGTGGGCAGGGGTGGCGCACCGTGGTGGGCCAGTTCCTCATCGAGGTGCTCGAAGCCCAGCGCGCCGACAGCTGGCGCCGGCTCAAGACCTGCCGCAACGAACGGTGTGCGGTCGCGTTCTACGACCGGTCCCGCAACAACAGCGGCGCCTGGCACGACGTGCGGGTCTGTGGGAACGCGGTGAACCTGCGCGCCTCCAGGGCACGGCGGCGCGCGGCGCTGGAGGCGGCCGACGCCGAGCACGGCTGA
- a CDS encoding sulfurtransferase, whose amino-acid sequence MSRQDALITADWAEENLGTPGVVFVEVDEDTTAYDGGHIPGAVRIDWRTELQDQVRRDVVDRAGFEALLSTKGIANDDTVVLYGGNNNWFAAYAYWYFTLYGHPAVRLLDGGRKKWELDGRRLDTAVPARPRTTYTARERDRSIRAFRDEVVDAIGTASLIDIRSPEEYAGRLLAPAHLPQEQAQRGGHIPGAVNIPWSRAVAEDGTFRSDDDLRALYGGAGVDRDTRVITYCRIGERSSHTWFALHELLDHPEVKNYDGSWTEYGSLVGVPVQTGDERGSAVAPSRA is encoded by the coding sequence ATGAGCCGCCAGGACGCCCTGATCACCGCCGACTGGGCGGAGGAGAACCTCGGCACACCTGGTGTGGTGTTCGTCGAGGTCGACGAGGACACCACCGCCTACGACGGCGGGCACATCCCCGGTGCCGTCCGGATCGACTGGAGGACCGAGCTGCAGGACCAGGTCCGTCGCGACGTCGTCGACCGGGCCGGCTTCGAGGCGCTGCTCTCGACCAAGGGAATCGCGAACGACGACACGGTGGTGCTCTACGGCGGCAACAACAACTGGTTCGCCGCCTACGCCTACTGGTACTTCACGCTCTACGGCCACCCGGCGGTGAGACTGCTCGACGGTGGCCGCAAGAAGTGGGAGCTCGACGGCCGCAGGCTCGACACCGCCGTGCCGGCGCGCCCGCGGACGACCTACACCGCGCGTGAGCGAGACCGCTCGATCCGAGCCTTCCGCGACGAGGTCGTCGACGCGATCGGAACGGCGTCGCTGATCGACATCCGTTCGCCCGAGGAGTACGCGGGTCGGCTCTTGGCCCCCGCGCACCTCCCCCAGGAGCAGGCCCAACGTGGCGGGCACATCCCGGGGGCGGTGAACATCCCGTGGAGCCGCGCGGTCGCCGAGGACGGCACGTTCAGGTCCGACGACGACTTGCGGGCGCTCTACGGGGGTGCGGGCGTCGACCGCGACACCAGGGTCATCACCTACTGCCGCATCGGCGAGCGCTCCTCGCACACCTGGTTCGCCCTGCACGAGCTCCTCGACCACCCCGAGGTGAAGAACTACGACGGGTCCTGGACCGAGTACGGCTCGCTCGTCGGGGTGCCCGTCCAGACCGGCGACGAGCGGGGCTCCGCCGTCGCTCCGTCCCGGGCGTGA
- a CDS encoding ketopantoate reductase family protein — MTTPMRTLVLGAGATGGYLGARLLAAGREVTFLARPATADRLSLEGLQIRGVDGVTHSHLLPSVVTADELRSPCDLVVVAVCGNALPDAVKDVAAAVGPHTQVVPLLNGMAHLDTLVDAFGAGAVLGATARLAATLLPHGVIVEQAVGATLELGRPGAPGENPAVEAVRRELSVDGIAVRVVEDIRSAMWAKWVFIAASTVLTCLGGARVGDVAAAPGGPGLVDAVVTEVSAVAGADGHAGDPAALVRGLSDPSSGFVPSMTRELWAGRPVEVEVLDELAALARRRGLASPLLDAARVRLRLGREPRPVG; from the coding sequence GTGACGACGCCGATGAGGACCCTGGTGCTCGGCGCCGGTGCGACCGGCGGCTACCTCGGCGCGCGTCTGCTCGCCGCGGGCCGCGAGGTCACCTTCCTGGCCCGCCCGGCCACCGCCGACCGACTGTCCCTCGAGGGGCTGCAGATCCGCGGGGTCGACGGGGTGACCCACTCCCACCTGCTCCCGTCCGTGGTGACCGCTGACGAGCTGCGCTCCCCGTGCGACCTGGTCGTCGTGGCGGTGTGCGGCAACGCGCTGCCGGACGCAGTGAAGGACGTCGCCGCCGCGGTGGGACCGCACACCCAGGTCGTGCCGCTGCTCAACGGGATGGCGCACCTGGACACGCTGGTCGACGCCTTCGGTGCCGGAGCGGTGCTCGGGGCGACCGCCCGGCTGGCGGCCACCCTGCTGCCGCACGGCGTGATCGTCGAACAGGCGGTCGGCGCCACGCTGGAGCTCGGACGTCCGGGAGCTCCGGGTGAGAACCCCGCGGTCGAGGCGGTCCGCCGCGAACTCTCCGTGGACGGGATCGCGGTGCGCGTCGTCGAGGACATCCGATCCGCGATGTGGGCGAAGTGGGTCTTCATCGCCGCGAGCACGGTGCTGACGTGCCTGGGCGGCGCTCGGGTGGGGGACGTCGCGGCGGCCCCGGGTGGACCGGGCCTCGTCGACGCCGTGGTCACCGAGGTCTCCGCCGTCGCCGGGGCCGACGGCCACGCCGGCGACCCCGCAGCGCTCGTGCGCGGTCTCTCCGATCCGAGCTCGGGGTTCGTGCCGTCGATGACCCGCGAGCTGTGGGCCGGGCGACCGGTGGAGGTCGAGGTTCTCGACGAGCTCGCGGCCCTCGCCCGACGCCGAGGGCTCGCCTCACCGCTGCTCGACGCGGCGCGGGTGCGCCTGCGGCTCGGCCGTGAGCCGAGGCCGGTGGGCTGA
- a CDS encoding SDR family oxidoreductase: MTTDPTGVRRFVVTGAGSGIGAALTDRLVTSGHEVVALDRAVSGVPDGAEPLVCDRTDPAAVEAAVAAVRATGPLHGVAAVAGVPGSVPPPVVHAVNVVGLRRVVGALAPLLAPGSAVVLLSSMAGYRGTATPDELDRYLTLGDDDLQAALEATALDGPGAYQLSKQVVHALAADLAATLHPRGVRAVSVSPGPVETPILADFRATMPTLDEASRLVGRNARAEEVAAVVEFVLSPAASWLNGIDLRLDGGLTALRARAVR; this comes from the coding sequence ATGACCACCGACCCGACCGGTGTCCGCCGGTTCGTCGTCACCGGTGCCGGATCGGGCATCGGCGCGGCGCTCACCGACCGGCTCGTCACGTCCGGGCACGAGGTCGTCGCCCTCGACCGCGCGGTCTCCGGGGTCCCGGACGGAGCCGAGCCGCTCGTCTGCGACCGCACCGACCCGGCCGCGGTCGAGGCGGCGGTGGCGGCGGTCCGCGCCACGGGCCCGCTGCACGGGGTGGCCGCCGTCGCGGGGGTGCCCGGGAGCGTCCCGCCGCCGGTCGTGCACGCGGTCAACGTGGTCGGGCTCCGCCGGGTGGTCGGGGCACTGGCGCCGCTGCTAGCCCCCGGCTCCGCGGTGGTGCTGCTGTCGTCGATGGCCGGGTACCGGGGCACCGCGACCCCGGACGAGCTCGACCGCTACCTCACACTTGGCGACGACGACCTGCAGGCCGCGCTGGAGGCCACCGCACTCGACGGTCCCGGCGCGTACCAGCTGTCCAAGCAGGTGGTCCACGCCCTCGCCGCCGACTTGGCGGCGACGCTGCACCCACGCGGTGTCCGGGCGGTGAGCGTCAGCCCCGGCCCGGTCGAGACCCCGATCCTGGCCGACTTCCGGGCGACGATGCCCACCCTCGACGAGGCGAGCCGGCTGGTCGGGCGCAACGCGCGCGCCGAGGAGGTGGCCGCCGTCGTCGAGTTCGTGCTGTCGCCCGCGGCCTCCTGGCTGAACGGGATCGACCTGCGCCTCGACGGGGGGCTCACCGCCCTGCGGGCGCGCGCCGTCCGCTGA
- a CDS encoding cytochrome P450 gives MAASTECPVGGVRGVDLLDAGVFAAGRDPEMFRVLRDGAPLHWNPGPGEGEGFWSVTRYADVEAVAKDADRFGNGQGTQIPDRRAEGNGPRQIHNMDAPDHVPFRRVLTSTFTPRAVERLAARVEEVTGALLDEALELGEFDFVKVIASRLPLLVFAPMLGVQVEDADLLLRWTNESSSEDPEYSAGPETAARARDELFAYYADLTERRRACPADDIVSTLTRAMPKGEPLTQEWLNPYYMVLTVAGNETTRNLLSGSVAALSEHGRWDELRAGGAPLLRSGIEEMVRWVSPVVHMRRTATEDVELHGQTVRAGEKLVLWFAAANRDERVFDAPEEFRLDRTPNRHLGFGAGPHYCLGAHLARMETRVFYEQVLARGIRIEPLAEPDRLLSNWFHGIKRLPVRVTQG, from the coding sequence ATGGCCGCCTCGACAGAGTGCCCCGTCGGTGGGGTGCGCGGCGTCGACCTGCTCGACGCGGGCGTGTTCGCCGCCGGACGGGACCCGGAGATGTTCCGCGTCCTGCGCGACGGGGCCCCGTTGCACTGGAACCCCGGCCCCGGCGAGGGGGAGGGGTTCTGGTCGGTGACCCGGTACGCCGACGTCGAGGCCGTCGCCAAGGACGCCGACCGTTTCGGCAACGGCCAGGGCACCCAGATCCCGGACCGGCGTGCCGAGGGGAACGGCCCGCGCCAGATCCACAACATGGACGCCCCCGACCACGTGCCGTTCCGCCGGGTCCTGACCTCCACCTTCACCCCGCGGGCGGTGGAGCGGCTGGCGGCACGTGTCGAGGAGGTCACCGGCGCGCTGCTCGACGAGGCGCTCGAGCTCGGCGAGTTCGACTTCGTCAAGGTCATCGCCTCGCGGCTGCCCCTGCTGGTGTTCGCGCCGATGCTGGGGGTGCAGGTCGAGGACGCGGACCTGCTGCTGCGCTGGACCAACGAGTCCTCCAGCGAGGACCCGGAGTACTCCGCGGGCCCGGAGACGGCGGCGCGGGCGCGCGACGAGCTGTTCGCGTACTACGCCGACCTCACCGAGCGGCGACGGGCCTGCCCGGCCGACGACATCGTCAGCACGCTGACCCGGGCCATGCCGAAGGGGGAGCCGCTCACCCAGGAGTGGCTCAACCCGTACTACATGGTGCTGACCGTTGCCGGGAACGAGACCACCCGCAACCTGCTCTCCGGCTCGGTCGCGGCGCTGTCGGAACACGGGCGGTGGGACGAGCTGCGTGCCGGCGGCGCACCGCTGCTGCGGTCGGGGATCGAGGAGATGGTCCGCTGGGTGTCCCCGGTGGTGCACATGCGCCGCACCGCCACCGAGGACGTCGAGCTGCACGGGCAGACCGTGCGGGCCGGGGAGAAGCTCGTGCTGTGGTTCGCCGCCGCCAACCGCGACGAGCGGGTGTTCGACGCCCCGGAGGAGTTCCGCCTGGACCGCACGCCGAACCGGCACCTCGGGTTCGGCGCGGGCCCGCACTACTGCCTGGGGGCCCACCTGGCGCGGATGGAGACCCGGGTCTTCTACGAGCAGGTCCTGGCCCGCGGGATCCGGATCGAGCCGCTCGCCGAGCCCGACCGCCTGCTGTCCAACTGGTTCCACGGGATCAAGCGGCTGCCCGTGCGGGTGACGCAGGGATGA
- a CDS encoding aldehyde dehydrogenase family protein, with protein sequence MTAAPGIRPGAHLVVDRLCHRIGGEWVEAGGAPIAVGSPATGATVAHVGGGTAEDAGRAVTVAVAAGPAWADTPVARRAEIVRTLGDLLAAHTDDLAGVVTTEVGMPYHLAGPAQVAVPARVLHLTADAALSHPWSEPVAAGEVLRVPAGVVVAITPWNMPLHQIAAKVGPALVAGCTVVLKPSEVAPLTAFALVGLAEEAGVPPGVLNLVTGTGPVVGEALVRDPRVAVVSLTGSGPSGARVAELAAPGITRVCLELGGKSANVLLDDAPFDRAVPAAVAQAFFNSGQACNALTRLLVPAHRHDEVCDLLVTAVRALTVGDPWDAGTDLGPLVSERQLRSVRGHVDRARADGARLLVGGSEPDPDLPEGHYHRPTVFTGVDPGSALAREEVFGPVLAVLTHRGDDDAVRLANDTEYGLAAGVWSGDPDRARAVGRRIRAGQVKVNGVRTRDGLDAPFGGLGRSGLGRELGRFGIDEYVELVSLLG encoded by the coding sequence ATGACCGCGGCCCCGGGCATCCGGCCGGGTGCGCACCTGGTCGTCGACCGGCTCTGCCACCGCATCGGCGGCGAGTGGGTCGAGGCCGGCGGGGCGCCGATCGCTGTCGGGTCCCCCGCCACCGGCGCGACCGTCGCCCACGTCGGCGGGGGCACCGCCGAGGACGCGGGGCGCGCCGTGACCGTCGCCGTCGCGGCCGGCCCCGCGTGGGCCGACACCCCGGTGGCCCGCCGCGCGGAGATCGTCCGCACCCTCGGGGACCTGCTCGCCGCGCACACCGACGACCTGGCCGGTGTCGTCACCACCGAGGTCGGGATGCCGTACCACCTGGCCGGGCCCGCACAGGTCGCGGTGCCCGCCAGGGTGCTGCACCTGACCGCCGACGCGGCGCTGTCCCACCCGTGGTCCGAGCCGGTCGCCGCGGGCGAGGTGCTGCGGGTCCCGGCCGGGGTGGTCGTCGCTATCACGCCGTGGAACATGCCCCTGCACCAGATCGCGGCGAAGGTCGGGCCCGCACTGGTCGCGGGCTGCACCGTGGTGCTCAAGCCCAGCGAGGTGGCGCCCCTGACCGCGTTCGCCCTGGTCGGACTGGCCGAGGAGGCGGGAGTCCCGCCGGGTGTGCTGAACCTCGTCACCGGCACGGGGCCGGTGGTCGGCGAGGCGCTGGTGCGCGATCCACGGGTCGCGGTCGTCTCGCTGACCGGCAGCGGCCCGTCCGGTGCCCGGGTCGCCGAGCTCGCCGCGCCCGGCATCACCCGGGTCTGTCTCGAGCTCGGAGGCAAGTCGGCCAACGTGCTCCTCGACGACGCCCCGTTCGACCGGGCGGTGCCTGCGGCCGTGGCGCAGGCGTTCTTCAACTCCGGGCAGGCCTGCAACGCCCTCACCCGGCTACTCGTGCCCGCGCACCGGCACGACGAGGTCTGCGACCTGCTCGTCACCGCGGTCCGGGCGCTGACGGTCGGCGACCCCTGGGACGCCGGGACCGATCTCGGCCCGCTGGTGAGCGAACGGCAACTGCGATCGGTGCGCGGGCACGTCGACCGGGCGCGTGCCGACGGTGCCCGCCTGCTCGTCGGCGGCAGCGAGCCCGACCCCGACCTGCCCGAGGGGCACTACCACCGCCCGACCGTGTTCACCGGCGTCGACCCGGGGTCCGCGCTGGCCAGGGAGGAGGTGTTCGGCCCGGTCCTCGCGGTGCTCACCCACCGCGGCGACGACGACGCGGTCCGCCTGGCCAACGACACCGAGTACGGCCTGGCCGCGGGTGTCTGGTCGGGTGACCCGGACCGGGCCCGCGCGGTCGGGCGTCGCATCCGGGCCGGCCAGGTCAAGGTCAACGGCGTCCGCACCCGCGACGGCCTCGACGCGCCCTTCGGCGGTCTGGGTCGGTCCGGTCTGGGCCGGGAGCTGGGCCGGTTCGGGATCGACGAGTACGTGGAGCTCGTCTCCCTGCTCGGGTGA
- a CDS encoding TetR/AcrR family transcriptional regulator, with translation MAEQDSAQQDAPEAPQRQVRGKNARGMRTRRQLIDAAADCFAEYGYTSTRISDIVYRAGVSQGNFYRHFTSKDEIFLEALRPGLDSLVESSRRSTVGDRLDLATMEELTSAYLVSYTRNRHLLRVMREAAAIRSDEGFTELWLRQRASFVERTAGWLRRLHAAGRIAETDFGLLADVLGSAVEQMAYVHIGLAERAPRPEELQRLARGVAEVWHRSIPILAEGPPAGS, from the coding sequence GTGGCCGAGCAGGACAGCGCGCAGCAGGACGCGCCGGAGGCCCCACAGCGCCAGGTCCGGGGCAAGAACGCCCGGGGCATGCGGACCCGCCGGCAGCTCATCGACGCCGCCGCCGACTGCTTCGCCGAGTACGGCTACACCAGTACCCGGATCTCCGACATCGTCTACCGGGCCGGGGTCTCGCAGGGGAACTTCTACCGGCACTTCACCAGCAAGGACGAGATCTTCCTGGAGGCGCTGCGGCCGGGCCTGGACTCGCTCGTCGAGTCCAGCCGGCGCAGCACCGTCGGCGACCGCCTGGACCTGGCGACGATGGAGGAGCTCACCTCGGCCTACCTGGTCTCCTACACCCGCAACCGGCACCTGCTGCGGGTCATGCGGGAGGCCGCGGCCATCCGGTCCGACGAGGGCTTCACCGAGCTCTGGCTGCGCCAGCGCGCGTCGTTCGTCGAACGGACCGCGGGCTGGCTGCGTCGCCTGCACGCCGCCGGACGCATTGCGGAGACCGACTTCGGGCTGCTGGCCGACGTGCTCGGCTCGGCCGTCGAGCAGATGGCCTACGTGCACATCGGCCTGGCCGAACGGGCCCCGCGCCCCGAGGAGCTGCAGCGGCTCGCCCGCGGCGTCGCCGAGGTCTGGCACCGCTCCATCCCGATCCTCGCCGAGGGCCCGCCCGCCGGGTCCTGA